A region of the Oncorhynchus clarkii lewisi isolate Uvic-CL-2024 chromosome 4, UVic_Ocla_1.0, whole genome shotgun sequence genome:
ACCCTCTCTGACGGCGCCATCTTGCATGACCAGATAGGTCagataggggagaggcgttgtgttaTGAGGTgttgttttattcattttttaaagcAAATTTAGCTGTTCATGGTAAAGAATATTGAGTAATCATCCCCTGCAGTTGCAAAAATAGGCTTGTCTAGTATGGTTCTATGCATCCCTGTACAGGCCCAAATATGCATGTCTACATGTATACCTACTGTACAACTGCTGGCACCATGACTTTAATTTCAATAGTCAGTCTCTCACTGTACGTGTTTCCCTTCCCAGTGATTAAACAATTAACACCAATCACCTTTATAGCTTTCATTGAAGCAGAATCTAGCCTTGTGAAAAGCAATGCTTTAAATAGCCTAATTAACAATTAATGAATTAattgagacagacaggcaaacagacagacagaaaacctGGTCCTGATAAGGTAGGaaagcatgtacacacacacacacacacacacacacacacacacacacacacacacacacacacacacacacacacacacacacacacacacacacacacacacacacacacacacacacacacacacacacacacacacacacacactgttagataGTACCCTGTAGGGATAGAAGCTGTGAATCTTTGGCTTAACGGGCTGGGCGAGTCACCGATCTCATTAGGAGCAATGGAGCTGTTTAGCAGGCTTACTGAGAGAGCTCCAGTAGGTCAGCTGTGGTCTGGAGCGGTCACTCATTAAGGTCAGGGCCATAGGGAGGGGTGGGAGTGGCCATAAAGAAATACAACCTATCGAATGGAAATATATCCGCCATTTTACACATACTATACCATGGTCCTGCTTGTAATTCAACATATACAAGAATTGGTGCAGTTGCTGTATAATTCCAAAGTAACCTCCACAAAATGACTGGCAGTTCACATAGAGGCACAGATtaagacagtttgctacagcaggaaaataatcctgcagcaacaagaaatgtgagttattatgtggattatataaataatggacatttttgtagagtTGATACATTTTTGGTAAGGAAAAATCATAAATTGAAATGACAATCTTCAGAAGccattttaaacctcaaatacactacaagtttgacattttctgcattgcaggaaagttttcctgcaacagggtgatcaaactaagatcctacatttgtaccTTGTCTAGAAAGGATATTTCTCCACCTGTGCTAGCACTTCTATTCCACAAACCATGGGCAAACCAGAATCTATTTATCCTTGCTAGAATCTATATTTCACAGACTTGTGCAATTGCAGTGCAACTGAAGTTACTTCTCCAAAAGGTCTCATGTCCAGTGAGTTCTAAGTACTCTCTATATATGAGCATCAATTAAGCACAGTTGCTCAATACGTCTTTTCTGGGCCTGCTCAGAGCATACCTGACATAACCTGCTAATAGCTGCTACAGCTTGtgggggaggagacatggagggatgggggaggaaagtggcagaagagggaggggagtggaAGAAAAATGGGgcaagggaggaaggagggaaaggaatagtagaaggaagggagagagagtgggagggaggaagggagcgagagagtgggagagagggaggggatgtaTATTCGGCTCCCAGGCTCATGGTAATCTTATTATGTACTtcctgaggaggaggagttggtGAAAATGGAGATGGAAAAGTGgatgagggagaaggaggagagagaggggggaaaggagggCAGAGGTAGCCGCTGGTTGCCCGTTCTCTCAATTGATTTACTACTACCTACAGCCTTCATCTGCTTTCCTATGACGTCCCACGGTGCCCAACTTCCTGTCTGCAATCACATGTTTGTGTCACAACTGCAAATCCTACACTTCAATATGCTTGAATAAGACAGCATGAAACACATATTTGTATCGAGTGTGCCTTTTATTTAACCACATGATTTAAGGTGTGGTCTTGGGGGCAAGCTGTCATCCACCTGCAGTGTTTTAGTGTCAAAGCTAATGTAAGTAGCTGTATCATACGGATGGTCTCCTAAGCCTGACATGGAGTCAATAGCTGAATGGAGACTGTTCactggtctctctttctcacctatAGAAATGAGCTGCTCTCTTATACAGCTACATCATGTCTCTATTTGTAATGTATACAAAAGCTGTGTGATATGTAGCCTATTGTGCATTAGATGAATCCTTGAACAAATACAGTTTTACTGTGTTGCTTTGCATTGATTAATATTGCATGCATTTCATTATATTCTATGGCAAGATTCTTTGGAGGACAAACAGAAACTAACTCATAGTGAAATCGCATGGGTAGCTGATAGAGGATTGACAATTATCTCTTGTTACTGTAAGTCTTCAAAGAGACTTTTGTTATTCTGGGTCAAATCAGCCTCTATAAACCAATCAGATCACTCAACtgccctccctcttccctccttgtGTGAACGTGACTATGTATAACCTCAGCCGGAAGCGTATAGCTGcactctgacctctaacctattACCTCTACGACTAAGTCTCAGAGTATGACACATATGTTAGTCCTGTGTTGCACCCCTTTTCCCAGACGTTGCCCACCATCTTCCTAAATCCATTATGATTCTGGGGTAAAACGGTTAGGTTGGAGGTGAGGGTAGGCCACTATGATGAATTTCTTGAGTCATTTCAATGGTCAATTCTAACATGAGCCGTTTGTAAGTCTGACAAAGTAACCATACAGAAATGGTGGATTGAAATTGCAGCCACTCTTTCTGTATGGACTATATTCCAGATACTATCTCAAATAACTAATCTAAAAAACAAAGTGTAACTGTGTGTCTGAATATTACTAATCAAACTATTTTCCATTCTGTTTCTGGATCGAGACCTCTTTTTCAGAGAGGTGTAGGATTATCAGTGTTCTCTTTCACCACCTCTCCTCTTACACACGTCTCTTTTCAACAGGGGAAAAGTGGGTGGTTTCATAGCGAGACTGTGCAAAGGTTTATTTTTCAGGTCACTGTTTATAGACCCAAAATGGCTGTGCCCTCTGTGGCAGTAAAATAGTGGTTTTACAATGCAGAGTCTGCACAGGTCCAGGTCACATGTCATTTGGCAGGGTGGTCATTCCTTCCTTGTTTCTGCCAATATGTTGTAATTATAACACTGTAAAAGAGCAAGTTAGGTTAATAGTCATGGGAAAAAACACAGGCCTACTAGAAACAGTAgtatgagctgtgtgtgtgtgtgtgtgtgtgtgtatgtgtgcgtgtgtgtgtgtgtgtgtgtgtgtgtgtgtgtgtgtgtgtgtgtgtgtgtgtgtgtgtgtgtgtgtgtgtgtgtgtgtgtgtgtacatacaatgagtgtacaaaacattataaacacctgctctttccgtgacatagactgaccaggtgaatccagatgaacgctatgatcccttattgatgtcacctgttaaattcacttcaatcagtgtagatgaaggatttttaagtcttgagtcaattgagacatggattgtgtatgtgtgccattcagagagtgaatgggcaagccAAAAtatataagtgcctttgaattgggtatggtagtaggggccaggtgcactgatttgtgtcaaaaactgcaacactgctgggtttttagcactcaacagtttcccatacAGTATGTCCCAAGAATGGTCCagccatcttgacacaactgtgggaagaattggagtcaacatgggcgcacacctacagtatgtgtgtgtggctgtgtttgtatatgtgtgtgtgctacTGTACATACAGAGTAATCTGCATTAAGCAGGTTTATGAGGTAGTCAACAGTGACGCAGATATGCCAGTGAAGCTCTATCTGATGGGTTCTGAGTGATAAGGAGCACAACCTGACACTATGGAATATAGCTTACATATTGTACCATTACTCAGAGTACTGTTACTATACACACACCTAATACACCTTGAATTGACTTTAGCACTGTGATTCCAACACTTACTTTTTGAAGAAGGTTGTATATGCAATGTTCATGTCATGAGAGAGGTGTTGCTCTTGCCACCCCTAGATAGTGATATATGCAAGGATCTAGCATAGTCTAATTTAGACTTAAAGAAAAGATGAATATGAGTGACTGATAGTTAACATTAATATTTGTATAAATAACATGTCTGATATAATATCCACACATCATTAACGGTACTCTCTGTGACACATGTGAAGGGTATGATGTGCACATTTGAGTTCCTCAACAACAAATGTGTGTGGCTGTAGTAGTGAATCATTGGGGTGTAAAATGACTGTGAAAAgcatatattaaaaaaaaaactttgcagAAGGTGTAGCATCTATAAAACCACCGTTGGTCTGCAAGTGTGCATGTAGATTTAGCCTATAGTGACAGATCTATAATCAAGGTTCCTTCTGCCAATATAACATGCGgtgtgaaatgcaaaactgacctcaTGTCAGCATATGAGACAACTTAATTCACTCGACAGGTTGCTAGGAATACCGATTACAACGATTGATGGAACGAGCTGCCACTCAAACTAACCCGCCCCGCCATTCCTTTGCTGGGGAAAGCATACTCGTCAGAACCTCTCATCTGTAGCGCGAGTCCTCTGTGCCATGACGCACTGCCGTCAAGCGAAAAACTGGCAAAATGTAACATGCAAGTAGAAGCCATACACCATTTTCTGTGAATGGTAGTTGAAGAAAGTGCGTATTTCGTGGGTTAAATATGATGCGTAAAATAGACGCAGAGGGGAAATACCAAGATCCGTGAAACTTTCTGCGCGTAAAAGTGAAAGGAAAATCAACTTTGGGAGGTGCAAAAATGTTTTTGAGTCGAACAGAAAAGGCGCATTGAGAAAGTGCAAGACGCTATTCTGTATTGATGACCATCGACAGGCGCACATTTAAGCGACGGCGACACAGACGGAAGAGAAAGCGCACAGTGAGGTAAATAATACAGGATAGTGTGTGAACCCCACGGCTGGACAAGCCCTTTAGACCCGCTCAGCAATCGAATAATATCCACACTGAACTTGGGGAAAGGGAAGACAATGGGCATTTAGCTTTACGCAGGACAACTGGCTGACCATATGCTTCATCTCTGCTACAAGCGACAAAGAAGTGCAACCACACGTATACTGTGTTTAAATGAGAGATGCTTCGTTTTGTTATGGCAAACAACGTTATCTAAAGGACGGTGATAAAGATACGCTATCTAAAGGTCGGTGATACAGATAAATACAGCCAGCTAATGTGGCCAAAGCACTCTATCAATCTACCCCAGCGGCAACACGGTCGCCTTATCTCACAGCGAAGCAGGAGACGAAAGGACACGTTCAGCGTTTACATTTTCATATCTACCTCTTACCAATATGGGCGAGAAAGTCGACTCGAGTCGATCGACTCCGGTGGAAGGCTGTCTGGTGGACGGGGAGAGCAGAAACCTCAGCGTGCTCAATTGGGAACAAGTGCAGCGCCTGGACGTCATCCTAGCTGGGTCCATCCCCATCCACGGCCGCTGGAACTTCCCTACCCTGGAGATAAAACCGCGGGACATCGTCAAAGTGGTCCGGTGTCGCATGGAGGAGAAACGGATACATGTCCGAGAGGTCCGTCTGAACGGTTCCGCGGCGAGCCATGTTCTACATGAGGATAGCGGGTTAGGATGGAAGGATCTGGACTTGATATTCTGTGCTGACCTGAAAAGTGAGATGGAGTTCCAGACGGTGAAGGATATAGTTCTGGACGCTCTGCTAGACTTCTTACCCGAGGGAGTGAACAAGGACAAGATAACGCCAGTGACCTTAAAGGTAAcataacttatttttttatttgacattaTCATTTGACATTCATAATGCAGGTTTATGTCGTTTATTACGCACGAAATTTAGGTGCGCAAATGTTTCTATATTCATTGCAAGCGTCGTATCAAACCATGGATTCGAATGCAACCAGTGAAAGTTATGCACAAGTATGAGAATGCATTACGATTACACGTTACTTTCATATCTTCATTCCATCTCAAAGTGCTTACTGCAATATATTATGCACCCTACAGCAGCCAATAAATTACAGTTATGCCAATCCGCACAGTATCAACATTAACTTATTTGTAAAATAGTGCATTCAGAATTCTTCCCTGCATTCTAAGCTGCATGGTGATAGGGCTGCAGATAGTAGAAACAGTGGTTTCCACTACAAAGAGGATTCACTCTAATCCAATCGGAAGGGGAACCGCATTAATGGTCGCTTCTCAGTTACATGGATACGTACTTATGCATGACCCAGCGCTGGGGGGAGAGGATTACCCTCCCTTCAATgcaaaacatatacagtaccagtcaaaagtttggacacacctactcataattccatgtgtgttatttaatatattttctttatttgtactattttctacattgtagagtaatagtaaagacatcaaaactattaaataatgtgcatggaattatgtagtaaccaaaaaagtgtttaacaaatcaaaatatattttatatttgagattcttcacaaCATCCACCCTTTgtcatgatgacagctttgcagactcttggcattctatcaaccagcttcatgaggtagtcacctggaatgcatttaaattaacaggtgtgccttgttataaattcatttgtggaatttatttccttcttaatgcatttgagccagtcagttgtgttgtgacaagttaggggtggtaaacagaagatagccctatttggtaaaagaccaagtccatattatggcaagaacagctaaaataagcaaagagaaacgacagtcaatcattactttaagacatgaaggtcagtcaatctggaagatttcaagaacttttaaagtttcttcaagtgcagttgaaaaaaccatcaagtgctatgatgaaactgtctctcatgaggaccaccacaggaaaggaagacccataattacctctgctgcagagttaccagcctcagaaattgcagccaaaataaataagtaaaagacacatctcaacatcaattgttcagaggagactgcatggatcaggccttcatggtcgaattgctgcaaagaaaccactactaaaggacaccaataagaagaagagacttggcttgggccaagaaacatgggcaatggacattagaccggtggaaatctgtcctttggtctgatgagtccaaatttgaaatttttggttccaaccgctgtgtctttgtgagacgcagagtaggtgaacggatgatctctgcatgtgtggttcccaacgtgaagcatggaggaggaggtgtgatggtgtgggggtgctttgctggtcacactgtctgtgatttattttgaattcaagtcaaacttaaccagcatggctaccacagcattctacagcaatacaccatcccatctggtttgtgctaagtgggaataaaaaaaaaaattaaacaggacaatgacacgccatacctccaggctttgtaatggctatttgaccaagaaggagagtgatggagtgctgcatcagatgacctggcctccacaatcacccgacctcaacccaattgagatggtttgggatgtgttggaccgcagagtaaatTAAAAGCaatcaacaagtgctcagcatatgtgagaacttctagaccttcaagactgttggaaaagcattccaggtgaagctggttgagggaatgccaagcgtgtgcaaagctgtcatcatacGTGGAAgaatctactttgaagaatctaaaatctaaaatatattttgactcgtttaacacttttttggttatttcatagttttgatgtctttactattattctacaatgtaaaaaacagtaaaaataaagaaaaacccttgattgatTGAGTATGgatttccaaacttttgactggtagggTAGATTAATTGAATATTGAACCTCACTCAAATGAACCCCTGACATCCTTTATTTCTTAATATAGTGTATTATTACTCCCCGTCAGACACATTGCCAGACCTAGATACAGAGGATGATACATGTACTGAGAATAAATGCAGAAATGCACCATGAGACATAATAAACACTTTAATCTATTAACATGTTTGGTTAAATTATGATGAATATGCTGATAATTCTATACAATGAAACATTTAATTGATGTATTTAATGTACAGGTGTatgatcttcatttgatcaccctgtagcaggagaactttcctgcaatgtagGATATTTTAAATGTGTAGTCTAATTGTAGTTTAAAAAGTCTTCTGAAGTTTGACATTTCCACTTGtttttcccttacaaaaaatgtattaacCCCTACAATaatatccattaattataatccacataataattcaaatttccTCTTgctagcaaactggctcaaattaatatcctacatctgtatctaATCATTAATTTATGAATGACCTATTACCATAGACAAAACATGTAGATATAGAGATGTCAGATGTGTGACTGAGACATGTTTTTTTatgtctgtgttgttgtgtgttcagGAGGCCTATGTGCAGAAGATGGTGAAAGTATGTAATGACTCAGACCGCTGGAGCCTAATCTCCCTCTCCAACAACAAAGGCAAGAATGTGGAGCTCAAGTTTGTGGACTCTCTGCGTCGCCAGTTTGAGTTCAGTGTGGACTCCTTCCAGATTCGCCTGgactcccttctcctcttctacGAGTGCTCCGAGCACCCCATGGCTGACACCTTCCACCCCACCATCCTGGGAGAAAGTGTGTACGGGGATTTCCCCGCGGCCCTCGACCATCTACGCAAACGCCTCATCTGCACGAGGAACCCTGAGGAGATTCGTGGTGGTGGTCTTCTGAAATACTGCCATCTGCTGGTCCGGGGTTTCTGCGCCGCTTCCGGAACCGAAATGAAAATTCTGCAACGCTACATGTGCTCCAGGTTTTTCATAGACTTCCCAGAGCTGGGCGAGCAGAGGAGGAAGCTGGAATCCTACCTCCAGAACCACTTTGTGGGTCTCGAAGACAGGAAATACGACTATCTGGCCACTCTGCATGGGGTAGTACAGGAGAGCACAGTGTGCCTGATGGGCCAcgagaggagacagacactgggcctCATCTCCTCCCTGGCCCTTCGGGTCCTTGCAGAGCAGAACGTCATCCCTAACACGGCCAACGTCACCTGCTACTACCAGCCTGCCCCTTATGTGTCCGACAGCAACTTCAGCAACTACTACGTGGCCCAGGTGCAGCCTGTTTACCCTCACTACCCCCCTCCGCAGTACCCCCATCAACAGTACCCCCATCAACAGTACCCCTCTCAGCAATACCCCCCTCAGCAATACCCCAATCCACACCAACCGCCTCCCCATCACCCCATGTACACTGCATGGATGCCCTGCAACTGAGTGTGAGATAGTGGACACACAGTCACTTATGGAACAATGGAATTCTCATCCTAACTAATGAATGGATCACAGGATGATGGTGGATCCTCTCTTTATTCAAATAGAGACTCAAAGAGCGGCATATTTTTGCTTTGGCTATGAGCacgatggagaggagagaaggagagaggccaCTTGGATGTGGTCTGACCCTGGAGAGAAGGCTTTCCTCCAAGGCAGAAAACCagcggtggaggagaggagggcaaaAGGGAAGGGAGAAGGCCGACCTAAGATGAGGCTGAGGTTGGTCCATGTAACCAATGTGTTAGTGGTTATGTTTTTGAATTTGAGACTCACTCTTAAATATACACCCACCTACAGTATACTCCCTAACACTCATGCATGCATGAAAACAaagacacactctcacacaccatACAGTGCATACATgagacatgtacagtacataggcaAACACTGAGTGTATTGTGTAGGAAAGTGAGAGACTTCGGGAAGATGTGGACACGCCCTGATTGGCTACGAAGACCTTGCGTTGACCTTTTTCTGACCAGTGAAAATAAGAAGTAAGGCTTACCCCAGACAATGCAAAAGAAGAACTGGACATTGTTTACAAACCAAAGATCTATCTTTTAGACCCAC
Encoded here:
- the LOC139407199 gene encoding terminal nucleotidyltransferase 5A-like, which translates into the protein MGEKVDSSRSTPVEGCLVDGESRNLSVLNWEQVQRLDVILAGSIPIHGRWNFPTLEIKPRDIVKVVRCRMEEKRIHVREVRLNGSAASHVLHEDSGLGWKDLDLIFCADLKSEMEFQTVKDIVLDALLDFLPEGVNKDKITPVTLKEAYVQKMVKVCNDSDRWSLISLSNNKGKNVELKFVDSLRRQFEFSVDSFQIRLDSLLLFYECSEHPMADTFHPTILGESVYGDFPAALDHLRKRLICTRNPEEIRGGGLLKYCHLLVRGFCAASGTEMKILQRYMCSRFFIDFPELGEQRRKLESYLQNHFVGLEDRKYDYLATLHGVVQESTVCLMGHERRQTLGLISSLALRVLAEQNVIPNTANVTCYYQPAPYVSDSNFSNYYVAQVQPVYPHYPPPQYPHQQYPHQQYPSQQYPPQQYPNPHQPPPHHPMYTAWMPCN